One window of Thalassovita mediterranea genomic DNA carries:
- a CDS encoding septation protein IspZ has product MTDKSSDLDTAANKANQIWGELLPVIAFVAVYNLIRLLGIDVETSIGGVNMAINSDTALYWATGVLIVLTVGFIARRLMTGGRVPLFTLLSAGIVGSFGIIGIVLQDKGFIYAKPTIQQLILAAFIFGSLAFGTNIWKVMFKTVFDLPDHAWTQLAIRWGGYFVFMAAANEFVWRYFVPPLEEPLYIAGLLWAPAGEYDFLGITFGARNFEDAWATWWKLGTWVITLAFGAANVPYTMKHLRDSDDDTAKGESEASA; this is encoded by the coding sequence ATGACAGACAAAAGCTCCGACCTGGACACTGCCGCCAACAAAGCCAACCAGATCTGGGGTGAACTGCTGCCCGTGATCGCTTTTGTGGCGGTCTACAATCTGATCCGGCTGCTCGGCATCGACGTCGAGACCTCGATCGGCGGCGTCAATATGGCCATCAATTCCGATACGGCGCTCTATTGGGCGACCGGCGTGCTGATCGTCCTCACCGTCGGTTTTATCGCCCGCAGGCTGATGACCGGCGGGCGCGTGCCGCTCTTTACGCTGCTCAGCGCAGGGATCGTCGGCTCCTTCGGCATCATCGGCATCGTTCTGCAGGACAAGGGCTTCATCTATGCAAAGCCGACCATCCAGCAGCTGATCCTAGCCGCCTTCATCTTCGGCTCGCTCGCTTTCGGCACGAATATCTGGAAAGTGATGTTTAAGACGGTGTTCGACCTGCCAGACCATGCCTGGACGCAGCTTGCGATCCGCTGGGGCGGTTATTTTGTCTTCATGGCGGCCGCCAATGAGTTTGTCTGGCGCTATTTCGTGCCGCCACTGGAAGAGCCGCTCTATATTGCAGGCCTGCTCTGGGCCCCGGCGGGGGAGTATGACTTCCTCGGCATCACATTCGGCGCGCGCAATTTCGAGGATGCCTGGGCCACCTGGTGGAAGCTTGGCACCTGGGTCATCACGCTGGCCTTCGGCGCGGCAAATGTGCCCTATACGATGAAGCATCTTCGCGACAGTGATGACGACACCGCCAAGGGCGAAAGCGAAGCTAGCGCGTAA
- a CDS encoding DMT family transporter, producing the protein MSATTLPLLLCLLSAVTVALANFAVKRGGDVLSARMVLSITSALCVLPFAFFVPFPEAELWPAIAMAIGAHWVYQFFMIRALHRGDLSLVFPVMRGLAPLATAVIAVFALQEMPTLLGWAGLALATLALIVFALPAGKSLDQASLDRIALMWAGLTALGIGLYSVTDAYGVRLAENRFTFIVWLFMLDWLGTTAVTVWTRRGQLFKRLRPQLVGGAVGGVSSVISYGAALLAFSMTDAATVTAMRETSVVFGAILGAVFLKEGFGPRRIVAACVLAAGLLLLETSL; encoded by the coding sequence ATGTCAGCGACCACGCTTCCCCTGCTTCTCTGCCTCTTGTCCGCTGTGACAGTCGCGCTTGCCAATTTTGCGGTAAAGCGCGGCGGCGACGTGCTCAGTGCGCGCATGGTGCTGTCGATCACCTCGGCGCTCTGCGTCCTGCCTTTTGCCTTCTTCGTCCCGTTTCCAGAAGCCGAACTCTGGCCAGCCATTGCGATGGCGATCGGCGCGCACTGGGTCTATCAGTTCTTCATGATCCGCGCCCTGCACCGGGGTGACCTGTCGCTGGTCTTTCCGGTCATGCGCGGGCTCGCACCATTGGCGACCGCCGTCATTGCTGTCTTTGCGCTGCAGGAAATGCCTACCCTGCTGGGCTGGGCGGGTCTGGCGCTCGCGACACTGGCACTGATTGTGTTCGCCCTGCCTGCTGGCAAGTCGCTGGATCAGGCGTCTCTCGACCGCATTGCGCTGATGTGGGCGGGACTGACCGCGCTCGGCATCGGCCTCTATTCAGTGACGGATGCGTATGGTGTGCGGCTCGCAGAGAACCGGTTCACCTTCATTGTCTGGCTCTTCATGCTCGACTGGCTCGGCACCACAGCTGTGACCGTCTGGACGCGGCGCGGCCAGCTTTTCAAGCGCCTGCGCCCGCAGCTTGTTGGCGGCGCCGTTGGCGGAGTCTCGTCGGTTATCTCCTATGGCGCAGCGCTGCTTGCCTTTTCGATGACGGACGCGGCCACTGTGACCGCCATGCGCGAAACCTCTGTCGTGTTCGGGGCGATCTTGGGGGCGGTCTTCCTGAAGGAAGGGTTCGGCCCGCGCCGGATCGTGGCCGCCTGCGTCCTCGCAGCGGGCCTCCTCCTGCTTGAGACCAGCCTTTAA
- the gyrB gene encoding DNA topoisomerase (ATP-hydrolyzing) subunit B translates to MAEPTDNMPEYGADSIKVLKGLEAVRKRPGMYIGDTDDGSGLHHMIYEVVDNAIDEALAGHADEVTVTLHADGSAEITDNGRGIPVEMHKTEGVSAAEVIMTQLHAGGKFDQNSYKVSGGLHGVGVSVVNALSDWLELRIHRNGKEHFVRFIEGGAVEAPLKEVGTSPNRANGKVLTGTAVRFMASPATFTMTEYDRKTLEHRLRELAFLNSGVRIVFRDERGPEAYEAVLEYEGGVKAFVEHLNRQRQTLIPDTIYAVGEKDGITVEAALAWTDSYHEQVLCFTNNIPQRDGGTHLAGFRGALTRIINKYASETGIAKKEKVDISGDDAREGLTCVLSVKVPDPKFSSQTKDKLVSSEVRPVVESLMGEKLSEWFEENPKEALGIMQKIVEAAAAREAARKARELTRRKTALDITSLPGKLADCQEKDPSKSEIFIVEGDSAGGSAKQGRDRSNQAILPLRGKILNVERARFDKMLSSDQVGTLIMALGAGIGRDEFDINKLRYHKIIIMTDADVDGAHIRTLLLTFFYRQMPEIIEKGYLYIAQPPLYKVSRGRSERYLKDDIEMDNYLIEEGTTGEALILQDGTQIAGEDLRANVRDAAAFKTALWRLSLRAPGHIVEQVAIAGALAPDADETNAQKTAERLNLIAEEGEDTWEGTFEDGNLTLRREVRSVEEKAVLDRALLASQDAIRLNSHAQHVRHLYENPAILRNDKSGEVIVHGPVGLFEAVLASGRKGLKIQRYKGLGEMNADQLWETTLDANARTLLKVKVAHADDADDMFTRLMGDVVEPRREFIQDNALEAEVDV, encoded by the coding sequence ATGGCTGAACCGACAGACAACATGCCCGAATATGGCGCCGACTCGATCAAGGTCCTCAAAGGCCTCGAAGCGGTCCGCAAGCGCCCTGGCATGTATATCGGCGACACCGATGACGGGTCCGGCCTGCACCACATGATCTACGAAGTCGTCGACAATGCGATCGACGAAGCCCTTGCCGGCCATGCGGACGAAGTCACCGTCACGCTGCACGCCGATGGCTCTGCTGAAATCACCGACAATGGCCGCGGTATTCCGGTCGAGATGCACAAGACCGAAGGCGTGTCTGCCGCCGAAGTCATCATGACCCAGCTGCATGCGGGCGGTAAGTTCGACCAGAACTCCTACAAGGTGTCTGGCGGTCTTCACGGCGTCGGCGTGTCGGTCGTCAACGCGCTGTCGGACTGGCTGGAACTTCGCATCCACCGCAATGGCAAGGAGCACTTCGTCCGCTTCATCGAAGGCGGCGCTGTGGAAGCCCCGCTGAAAGAGGTTGGCACCAGCCCCAACCGCGCCAATGGCAAGGTCCTCACCGGCACGGCTGTTCGCTTCATGGCGAGCCCGGCAACCTTCACCATGACCGAATATGACCGCAAGACGCTGGAGCACCGCCTGCGTGAGCTCGCCTTCCTCAATAGCGGCGTTCGGATCGTCTTCCGCGATGAGCGCGGGCCAGAAGCCTATGAAGCGGTCCTTGAATATGAAGGCGGCGTCAAAGCCTTTGTCGAGCACCTCAACCGCCAGCGCCAGACGCTGATCCCGGACACGATCTATGCGGTCGGCGAGAAGGACGGCATCACGGTCGAGGCGGCACTTGCCTGGACCGACAGCTATCATGAGCAGGTGCTCTGCTTCACCAACAACATCCCGCAGCGCGATGGCGGCACCCACCTTGCCGGCTTCCGCGGCGCGCTGACGCGTATCATCAACAAATATGCGTCCGAGACCGGCATTGCGAAGAAGGAAAAGGTCGACATCTCCGGCGATGATGCGCGCGAAGGCCTGACCTGCGTCCTCTCTGTCAAGGTGCCTGACCCGAAATTCAGCTCGCAGACCAAGGACAAGCTCGTCAGCTCTGAAGTCCGCCCCGTGGTGGAAAGCCTGATGGGCGAGAAGCTCTCTGAATGGTTCGAGGAGAACCCGAAGGAAGCGCTCGGCATCATGCAGAAGATCGTCGAGGCCGCCGCCGCGCGTGAGGCCGCCCGCAAGGCGCGTGAGCTCACCCGCCGCAAGACTGCGCTCGACATCACCTCCCTGCCCGGCAAGCTCGCCGACTGTCAGGAAAAGGACCCGTCCAAGTCCGAAATCTTCATCGTCGAGGGTGACTCTGCAGGCGGGTCGGCCAAACAGGGCCGCGACCGCTCCAACCAGGCCATCCTTCCCCTGCGCGGCAAGATCCTAAACGTGGAACGCGCCCGCTTCGACAAGATGCTGAGCTCTGACCAAGTCGGCACGCTGATCATGGCGCTCGGCGCCGGCATTGGCCGCGACGAGTTCGACATCAACAAGCTGCGCTATCACAAGATCATCATCATGACTGACGCCGACGTCGACGGCGCGCACATCCGGACCCTGCTGCTAACCTTCTTCTATCGTCAGATGCCGGAGATCATCGAGAAGGGCTACCTCTACATCGCCCAGCCGCCGCTCTACAAAGTCAGCCGCGGCCGCTCCGAGCGCTATCTCAAAGACGATATCGAGATGGACAATTACCTCATCGAGGAAGGCACGACCGGCGAGGCGCTGATCCTTCAGGACGGCACGCAGATTGCGGGCGAGGACCTTCGCGCGAATGTACGTGACGCCGCCGCCTTCAAGACGGCCCTCTGGCGCCTCTCGCTGCGGGCACCGGGCCATATCGTCGAGCAGGTCGCCATCGCAGGCGCGCTCGCCCCTGACGCGGATGAGACGAATGCACAGAAGACGGCTGAACGCCTCAACCTCATCGCCGAGGAAGGCGAGGACACATGGGAAGGCACGTTCGAAGACGGCAATCTGACCCTGCGCCGTGAAGTGCGCTCGGTGGAGGAAAAAGCCGTGCTGGACCGCGCACTGCTCGCCAGCCAGGACGCGATCCGCCTCAACAGCCACGCCCAGCATGTGCGCCACCTCTATGAGAACCCGGCCATCCTGCGCAATGACAAGTCCGGCGAAGTCATCGTTCATGGCCCGGTCGGCCTGTTCGAAGCCGTGCTCGCCTCAGGCCGCAAGGGCCTCAAGATCCAGCGCTACAAGGGTCTTGGCGAAATGAATGCCGACCAGCTCTGGGAAACCACGCTCGACGCCAATGCCCGCACCCTGCTCAAGGTCAAGGTCGCCCACGCCGACGACGCCGACGACATGTTCACCCGCCTCATGGGCGACGTCGTCGAACCCCGCCGCGAGTTCATCCAGGACAATGCGCTGGAAGCTGAGGTGGATGTTTAG
- a CDS encoding RcnB family protein: MKKLIKFGAYGAAAAAFAATATPAFADPQHCPPGHAKKGWCTPGVDRSDYRDRYDDRRDEQRAYNEGYQDGQRDAIRYNGRTYNDYRVIRDYDRYGLRAPRDGYYYAEVDGDIVMVQLATQLVTQLLN, encoded by the coding sequence ATGAAAAAGCTCATTAAATTCGGCGCTTATGGCGCTGCCGCCGCGGCCTTTGCAGCCACCGCCACCCCGGCCTTTGCCGACCCGCAGCATTGCCCGCCGGGCCATGCGAAGAAGGGCTGGTGCACCCCAGGTGTTGATCGCAGCGACTATCGCGACCGGTATGACGACCGCCGCGATGAGCAGCGCGCTTACAATGAAGGCTATCAGGACGGCCAGCGCGACGCCATTCGCTATAATGGCCGCACCTATAATGACTACCGCGTGATCCGCGACTATGACCGCTATGGACTGCGCGCACCGCGTGACGGCTATTATTATGCCGAAGTCGATGGCGACATCGTCATGGTCCAGCTGGCCACCCAGCTTGTGACGCAGCTGCTTAACTAG
- a CDS encoding polysaccharide biosynthesis C-terminal domain-containing protein codes for MKLARHLAGYLPANLASALASFGAVYVFTRLLGPEEYGRYALMLSVMALIHTLTLAPGEAAAYRYTAKARAEGEDALTEHFATVRALLLRSLLLAALVMIVLAAAVSHLPRYLHILPWIALSMPIGTLVQATLEAHRASQEVQRYVLIYSFKLLGGFAIGALIAWLTDAGAAAPFMGLVIAGLIVGIPQLLWLQNQAKGGAPNPAKVRTYYAYGLPIAAALSLDLLLSVADRFLISLFIGEAAVGAYAAGYGVADKTILLLCAWAAMAGQPLVLAAFEEKGKEAARHEARGLVSTMLLIGLPAAMGLALVAEPLSEALIGEDLREQAARIIPWIAFAGLMNGLLMHYYTDAFQLAQKTGEQALLMLIPAGVNIVANLILIPQFGIIGAVAATIISYAIGILVIAGRGRRYVAFPFPFVPFLKILAASLAMWPAIAIIPEFGGWLELIAKAIAGAIVYAAAALAIDAGGARSFVQDRLNASNEPPAT; via the coding sequence ATGAAACTCGCCCGCCATCTTGCAGGCTATCTGCCGGCCAACCTCGCCAGCGCGCTCGCCTCCTTCGGGGCGGTCTATGTCTTCACGCGCCTGCTTGGGCCGGAAGAGTATGGCCGCTACGCGCTGATGCTGTCTGTGATGGCGCTGATCCACACGCTGACGCTGGCGCCGGGCGAAGCGGCTGCCTACCGCTATACCGCCAAGGCGCGCGCAGAAGGCGAGGATGCCCTCACCGAGCATTTCGCCACGGTACGCGCCCTTCTGCTGCGGTCTCTTTTGCTGGCGGCACTGGTCATGATCGTACTGGCCGCGGCCGTTTCCCATCTGCCGCGCTACCTCCACATCCTGCCATGGATCGCGCTCTCCATGCCGATCGGCACGCTGGTCCAGGCCACGCTGGAAGCGCATCGCGCGAGCCAGGAGGTCCAGCGCTATGTGCTTATCTATTCGTTCAAGCTGCTTGGCGGGTTTGCGATCGGGGCTCTGATCGCCTGGCTGACTGATGCTGGCGCCGCGGCCCCATTCATGGGTCTTGTGATTGCCGGCCTTATCGTCGGCATTCCGCAATTACTCTGGCTGCAAAATCAGGCGAAGGGCGGCGCGCCAAATCCTGCAAAAGTCCGGACCTACTACGCTTACGGCCTGCCGATTGCGGCCGCCTTGTCGCTCGACCTTCTGCTCTCGGTCGCTGACCGCTTCCTCATCTCGCTGTTCATCGGGGAGGCCGCCGTCGGCGCATATGCTGCGGGCTATGGCGTTGCCGACAAGACGATCCTGCTGCTCTGCGCATGGGCGGCCATGGCAGGCCAGCCGCTCGTCCTTGCGGCCTTCGAAGAGAAGGGAAAGGAAGCGGCCCGCCACGAGGCGCGGGGTCTGGTCTCGACCATGCTGCTTATCGGCCTTCCTGCCGCAATGGGCCTTGCCCTGGTTGCAGAACCTCTCTCAGAGGCGCTGATCGGCGAAGACCTTCGCGAGCAGGCGGCGCGCATCATTCCCTGGATTGCATTCGCCGGGCTGATGAATGGCCTTTTGATGCACTATTATACGGACGCCTTTCAGCTGGCGCAGAAGACGGGCGAGCAGGCACTGCTCATGCTGATCCCGGCGGGCGTAAATATTGTCGCGAACCTGATACTGATCCCGCAGTTCGGCATCATTGGCGCCGTCGCCGCCACCATTATCAGTTATGCGATCGGCATCCTGGTGATCGCCGGGCGCGGCAGGCGGTATGTCGCTTTCCCATTTCCCTTCGTGCCATTCCTGAAGATCCTTGCAGCGTCTCTCGCCATGTGGCCGGCCATCGCGATTATTCCGGAATTTGGCGGCTGGCTGGAGCTCATCGCTAAAGCCATCGCGGGCGCCATTGTCTATGCCGCAGCCGCGCTTGCGATTGATGCTGGAGGTGCCCGGTCATTCGTGCAAGACAGGCTCAACGCATCCAACGAGCCCCCAGCTACGTAA
- a CDS encoding DUF4168 domain-containing protein — protein MSLNRFRFGAGAALAAAMTLAGGAAVAQQSMPQQAQPQMQQPEIDPVSDAEIEQFVAANGALTKIAEEATPKLQAAEDQAAAQEIEAAAQADMIAAIKAEGLTAQRFTQIVQLAQVDAELATKIRTEMNS, from the coding sequence ATGTCTCTCAACAGATTTCGTTTCGGTGCTGGCGCCGCTCTTGCAGCAGCCATGACCCTTGCAGGCGGTGCAGCCGTCGCACAGCAAAGCATGCCGCAGCAGGCTCAGCCGCAGATGCAGCAGCCTGAGATCGACCCGGTCAGCGATGCAGAGATCGAGCAGTTCGTCGCCGCCAATGGCGCGCTGACCAAGATTGCTGAAGAAGCAACGCCGAAGCTGCAGGCCGCAGAAGATCAGGCCGCCGCTCAGGAGATCGAGGCCGCAGCGCAAGCTGACATGATCGCAGCCATCAAGGCAGAAGGCCTGACCGCGCAGCGCTTCACGCAGATCGTACAGCTGGCACAGGTCGATGCTGAGCTTGCCACCAAGATCCGCACGGAAATGAACAGCTAG
- a CDS encoding endonuclease domain-containing protein — MSEYPSTRRARSLRRRANAPEQKAWETLRQLRAEGYAVRRQVSVEGLTVDFAIRSLRLVIEIDGAIHDIEAVRQNDAERDARLRSAGWHVVRVPAETAMSGNHLISLVRDEIAKRLQE, encoded by the coding sequence ATGAGCGAATACCCATCAACCCGGCGCGCACGGTCGCTTCGCCGACGCGCGAACGCGCCTGAGCAGAAGGCCTGGGAGACACTTCGCCAGCTGCGCGCCGAAGGCTATGCGGTCAGGCGGCAGGTCAGCGTCGAAGGCCTGACCGTCGATTTCGCGATCCGGTCCCTGAGGCTGGTCATCGAAATAGATGGCGCGATCCATGACATCGAAGCGGTACGACAGAACGATGCCGAACGCGATGCCAGGCTTCGCTCGGCCGGTTGGCATGTGGTGCGCGTCCCAGCAGAAACTGCGATGAGCGGCAATCATCTTATTTCGTTGGTGAGAGATGAAATCGCCAAACGCCTGCAGGAGTGA
- a CDS encoding VOC family protein, which translates to MHPFHLAFPVHDLSAARSFYGELLGCPEGRSSPEWVDFDFYGHQIVAHLAPELCGTAQTNQVDGKGVPVRHFGLILDMESWQALRQRLEGKVEFLIEPYIRFKGEPGEQATMFFTDPSGNAIEIKAFADMGRLFAK; encoded by the coding sequence ATGCATCCCTTTCATCTTGCCTTTCCAGTCCATGACCTTTCCGCCGCGCGCAGCTTTTACGGGGAGCTCTTGGGCTGCCCGGAAGGCCGATCGAGCCCGGAATGGGTCGATTTCGACTTCTATGGGCACCAGATCGTCGCCCATCTCGCGCCAGAGCTGTGCGGAACGGCGCAGACAAACCAAGTTGACGGCAAGGGCGTGCCTGTGCGCCATTTTGGGCTGATTCTCGACATGGAGAGCTGGCAGGCGCTTCGCCAACGCCTTGAAGGCAAAGTGGAATTCCTGATCGAGCCCTATATCCGCTTCAAGGGTGAGCCGGGCGAGCAGGCGACCATGTTTTTCACCGACCCGTCGGGTAATGCCATTGAAATCAAGGCGTTCGCCGATATGGGCCGCCTGTTTGCGAAGTAG